The Porites lutea chromosome 4, jaPorLute2.1, whole genome shotgun sequence genome contains a region encoding:
- the LOC140935169 gene encoding C-type lectin galactose-binding isoform-like, with product MCPRDWLYRDGSCYRAYNPEKSWDKALEYCREKEGELVSINSDGEQQFVYQNMAVNKTLWIGLVKDRGLGIFRWSNGRRLTFTNWIEKPNISGHEDCGEMTDYSVFHGQWNDNTCSTKLPFICEKGALFGRYFKQLTGKQLDNHVISHVTTTTSDLECLLWCQRHMNCQSVNYRQNLQQDRMCELSNASQVGFPHDLIDNKDFSYFESIELT from the exons ATGTGTCCACGTGATTGGCTATACCGAGATGGGTCTTGCTACCGAGCCTACAACCCAGAGAAATCATGGGATAAAGCACTAGAGTACTGCCGAGAAAAAGAAGGCGAACTAGTTAGCATTAATTCGGACGGAGAGCAGCAGTTTGTTTACCAAAACATGGCTGTTAACAAAACATTGTGGATCGGTCTggttaaagatcgaggtttgggGATTTTTCGTTGGTCAAACGGACGGAGATTGACTTTTACAAACTGGATAGAGAAGCCGAACATATCTGGCCATGAAGACTGCGGTGAGATGACAGACTATAGTGTCTTTCACGGTCAATGGAACGACAACACATGTTCTACAAAACTGCCATTTATCTGTGAGAAAG GTGCGTTGTTCGGCCGATATTTCAAACAGTTAACTGGGAAACAGCTGGATAATCACGTTATAAGCCACGTGACCACCACAACAAGTGACTTGGAATGCCTGCTTTGGTGCCAACGTCATATGAACTGCCAGTCAGTCAATTACAGACAGAACTTGCAACAAGACCGTATGTGCGAATTAAGCAATGCTAGTCAAGTGGGATTTCCCCATGACCTAATAGACAACAAAGATTTTAGTTATTTCGAGTCTATAGAGTTAACATGA